One genomic window of Solanum dulcamara chromosome 12, daSolDulc1.2, whole genome shotgun sequence includes the following:
- the LOC129877349 gene encoding cytochrome P450 CYP94D108-like: MEFFSLPTLIFSVFISLFFIYFLNQNPKKSGFKIYPVVGALPEFLLNRHRFLEWTTDVLSNCRTNTAVFYRPGNVHGVMTANPLNVEHMLKANFENFQKGIRFYTRLEDFIGDGIFNVDGESWRIQRKSASYEFSTRSLRNFVIQTAQVEIHTRLIPILQEAAKRDRIIDIQDILERFAFDNIIKLAFNVDPNCLGGAESEFMQAFEIATTLSAGRFMYAIPFLYKIKKILNIGSEKKLQKSIQIVHEFADNIIKSRMEERDEKKDEDLLSRFMGDGNQLSAKFLRDIVISFILAGRDTTSSALTWFFWILSTRKDIEQKILEELVQIRRRNGKKIGEAYNFDELREMQYLHAAISESMRLYPPVPVDTRSCLKDDILPDGTFIGKDWFITYQTYSMGRMENIWGKDCCEYKPERWFDDNGVYKQESPFKFPVFHAGPRMCLGKDMAYIQMKSIAASVIEMFEFDVQLENGKCPNYVLSLTLRMKGGLLVKVKERCKTNS, translated from the exons ATGGAATTTTTTTCCCTTCCAACACTTATCTTCAGTGTCTTCATCTCTctttttttcatctattttctCAATCAAAATCCCAAAAAATCCGGTTTCAAAATCTACCCAGTCGTCGGAGCATTGCCGGAGTTTCTCCTTAACCGTCACCGTTTTCTGGAATGGACGACGGATGTACTCTCTAATTGCCGTACCAACACCGCCGTGTTCTACCGGCCCGGAAATGTTCACGGCGTCATGACGGCGAATCCACTCAATGTTGAACACATGCTCAAAGccaattttgaaaatttccaaaaagGAATTCGATTCTATACTCGGCTTGAAGATTTCATCGGCGATGGAATTTTTAACGTTGATGGTGAAAGTTGGAGGATTCAAAGGAAATCTGCAAGTTATGAATTTAGCACCAGATCTCTAAGAAATTTTGTCATACAAACTGCACAG GTAGAGATTCATACACGATTGATTCCAATTCTTCAAGAAGCAGCAAAAAGGGATAGAATTATTGACATTCAAGACATCTTAGAAAGATTtgcatttgataatatcatCAAGCTTGCATTCAATGTGGATCCAAATTGTTTAGGAGGAGCTGAAAGTGAATTCATGCAAGCTTTTGAAATTGCAACAACTCTAAGTGCAGGTAGGTTCATGTATGCAATTCCCTTCCTttacaaaatcaagaaaatcttGAACATTGGTTCAGAGAAAAAGCTACAAAAATCAATCCAGATTGTGCATGAATTCGCGGATAATATAATAAAGTCAAGAATGGAAGAGCGGGATGAGAAGAAAGATGAAGACTTGTTATCAAGATTCATGGGGGATGGTAATCAACTTTCAGCTAAATTCTTGAGGGACATTGTCATTAGTTTCATCCTAGCTGGTCGAGACACAACATCATCAGCTCTAACTTGGTTCTTTTGGATATTGTCTACAAGGAAAGATATAGAGCAAAAGATATTAGAAGAATTAGTTCAAATTCGTCGAAGAAATGGAAAAAAGATTGGTGAAGCTTATAATTTCGATGAGTTAAGAGAAATGCAGTATCTCCATGCAGCTATTTCAGAATCCATGAGGTTATATCCACCAGTACCAGTTGATACAAGGTCTTGTTTGAAAGATGACATTTTACCAGATGGGACTTTTATTGGTAAAGATTGGTTTATAACTTATCAAACTTATAGCATGGGAAGAATGGAGAATATTTGGGGTAAAGATTGTTGTGAGTATAAACCAGAAAGATGGTTTGATGATAATGGGGTTTATAAGCAAGAAAGTCCATTTAAATTTCCGGTGTTTCATGCTGGACCAAGAATGTGTCTTGGAAAAGACATGGCTTATATTCAGATGAAGTCAATTGCAGCTTCTGTGATAGAAATGTTTGAATTTGATGTTCAATTGGAGAATGGCAAGTGTCCTAACTATGTGTTGTCTTTGACACTAAGAATGAAAGGAGGTTTACTTGTGAAGGTGAAAGAAAGATGTAAGACCAATAGTTAA